CGCAGCTGGCTGCCGCCGAGCGGGATGTGGCCGTGCTGCGCGAACTCGGTGTGCCCCACCGCCTGCTGACGCGCGAGGCGCTGCACACCGTGGAGCCCGCTCTGCACGCCGTGCGCGACCGCCTCACGGGTGGCCTGCAGCTGCCCAACGACGAAACCGGCGACTGCCATCTGTTCACCACCCGCCTGGCTGACCAGGCCCGCGCGCTGGGGGTGCAGTTCCGCTTCGGGGTGCAGGTGCAGGGGCTGGAAACGCAAGGCAGCCAGGTGCGTGCGGTGCTGACCGACGAGGCCCGTCTGCCGGCCGACCAGGTGGTGGTGGCGCTGGGCTGTGGCAGCCGCGCCCTGCTGCACGACCTGGGCCTGGATCTGCCGGTGTACCCGGTGAAGGGCTACTCGCTGACGTTGCCGCTGGCCGATGAGACCCGCGCGCCGGTGTCCACCGTGCTGGACGAAACTTACAAGGTGGCGATCACGCGCTTCGATCGTCGCTTGCGCGTGGGCGGCATGGCCGAGCTGGCGGGCTTCGACATGCGGCTGGACCCGCGCCGGCGCGCCACGCTGGAGAAGGTGGTGAACGACCTCTTCCCGGGCGGCGGCGTGATGGAGACCGGCCAGTTCTGGACGGGTCTGCGCCCGATGACGCCGGATGGCACGCCCCTGGTCGGCGCCACCGGCTTCCGCAACCTGTGGACCAACACCGGCCACGGCACGCTGGGTTGGACGATGGCCTGCGGCTCGGCCGATGTGCTGGCCGACCTGGTGATGGGACGGCGCCCGGCCATCGATGTCGAGGGGCTCTCGCTGGCGCGCTGGCAGCGCGGCGTTCAAAAGTTTGCAATGAAGCCGTCAGCCGCCACGCCATGATGGCCGCCAGGGGCCGCAATACAGTGAGGGCATGAACTCCCCTGCCCCTGTCCTCTTCGTGTCCCACGGTGCGCCGACCTTCGCACTCGAACCCGGCCAGCTGGGCCAGGCGCTCACGTCACTGGGCCAGCGGCCGCACGCCGCCCGAGCCGTGCTGGTCGTGTCGCCGCACTGGCAGACCCGCGAGCTGGCCGTGACCCTGTCGCGCCAGCCCGAGACGGTGCACGATTTCGGCGGCTTCCCGCCAGCGATGTACCGTCTGCAATACCCCGTGCCCGATCCCCTGCCCTTTGCCGGCAAGGCCGTGCAGACGCTGGCCCGCGCGGGGCTGCGCGTGGTGGGCGACGAGCACCGTGGCCTGGACCATGGCGCCTGGGTGCCGCTGATGCACCTGCTGCCCGCCGGGGCCGATGGCATGGCGCCGTTGCCAGTCTTCCAGGTTTCGCTGCCGGTGCACTACGGGCCGGCGGAGGCCTGGCAGCTCGGGCGCGCGCTGTCGACGCTGCGAGATGAAGGCGTGCTCATCGTCGGCTCGGGCAGCATGACGCACAACCTGCGCGAGGTGCAGTGGGGCGATGCACCACCCGCACCCTATGTGGCCGAGTTCACCCGCTGGGTGGAAGACGCCGTGGCGCGGGGCGACGACGATGCCGTGATCGCCTACCGGCAGCGCGCGCCGCATGCCACGCGGGCGCATCCCACAGAAGAACACTTCCTGCCCCTGCTGGTGGCGCTCGGCGCCCGCCGCCACGGCGATGCCTTCATCAGCCTGGCAGCCGACACCACGCACGGCGTGCTGTCGATGGCCACCTTTGGCTGGGGTTGGCCTCAAGTCTGATCCGGGGCGGCCGATAGGGCGATAACGGCCGGTCCAGTTTGTCGGCCCCCAACCGGGATGCCCCATGGCTGCCTCCTTCGATCGCCCCCGCCGCCGCGCTCTGCGCTGGCTCGGTGGCGCCCTCGCTGCACCCGCCTGCCTGCAGGCCGCGATGGCCGCGGCTTCGCCCGTGCGCGTGGGGATGACGGCCGAACTCCGCATGACGTCCAGCACCAGCGACGATGCGGTCCGCCTGGGGCTGGAGCTGGCCATCGAAGACCTCAACGCCGCGGGGGGTGTGCTGGGCCGGCCATTGCTGCTCGAAGTCCGCGACGACCGCAGTGTGCCGAGCCGGGGTGTCGAGAACCTGCGCGAACTGGCGGCCCTGCCCGATCTGGTTGGCGTGTTCGGCAGCCGCTTCAGCCCGGTGCTGACGGAGATGGGCCAGGTGGCACCCGCACTGCAGTGCCCCGTCTTCAGCCCCTGGGCGGCCGGCAACACCGTGCTCGATCCGACGCGCCAGCCCGACTGGTCGTTCAGGGTCTCGCTCAATGACACCTGGGCCATGGAGACCCTGCTGGACGCGGCGGCGGCCGACGGGTGCCAGCGCGTGGGGCTGATGTTGCCGAATTCCGGGTGGGGGCGCAGCTGTCACAAGGTGGTCGAGGAATACACCGCACGGCATCGGGCGATCCGCGTGCTGCCGGCCCGCTGGTACAACTGGGGCGGCGAGACGTCTCTGATCGACCACGTGCTGAACCTGAGGCAGGCCGGCGCACAGGCCCTCGTCCTCGTCGCCAACGAGCCCGAGGGGGTGCTGCTCATGCGTGAAATGCTGAGCCTGCCACCACCCAGCCGTCTGCCCATCCTGAGCCACTGGGGCATTGCCGGGGGCGACTTCCCGCGTCTGGTGGGCCCGGCACTCGGTGAGCTGGACCTGCGCGTGGTGCAGACCGCCGCCCTGCAGATGGCCCGCACCCCGCGGGGCAGGCGCCTGCAGCAACGGGCCGCCGAGCGCATGGGCGTGGCCGACCCGCAGCGCGTGCCTTCGCTGGTGGGGCTGGGCCATGCGTACGACGCGATGCTGATCCTGCACCGTGCCGTGGCCCGCGCCGGCACGACGCGGCGTGAGGCGGTACGCGACGCACTGGAGCACCTCGACCCGGTGGAGGGCGTGGTGCGCCGCTATGCGCCAGCCTTCACGCGCGAGCGCCACGAGGCACTCCACGCCTCGGACGTCTTCCTGGCCCGCTGGGATGCCGAGGGCCGACTGCAGCGCGCCCCGCGCCATCCGACCTGAGGCCCGTGCTCATGGACGACGCTCCCAGCTCGCTGTTTTCGTCCACGCTGGCCGAGCCGCCGGATCTGAGTGGCACCGTCAGCCTCGGGACCCGGCTGTCGATCGGCGCGCGGAGGCTGGTGACCCTGGTGGTCCTGCTCATCGGCGGCGTGTCGCTCGCCTTCATCGTGTGGCTGCTGCTGCAGCGTGCGGACGCCGAACTGCGCTCGCACGGCGAGGAAGTGCGGCTCAAGCTGTCGGCGGCACTCGACACCGCCACGCTGGGGCTGGCCGATCTCTCGCAGCGATCGCTGGTGCGCAACGCGCTGGTGGACCCGACCGGCCGTGACGCCTACATCCGCCCCACCCTGGTCGAACACCGGCGCCACCACCCGGCCGTGGCCTCGGTGTGGCTCACGGACCACCTGGGTCGGCCTCTGGCCAGCAGCACCGCCGTGACGCCTGGCGCGGGCAAGGCCGACCCCGACATCCAGGAGCTCGCCACCCGCAGCGTGGTCGCCGGTCAACTGCAGCAGCAGCTGCGTCAGCGAGATGGCCGCTGGCGGCTCATCCTGGCCTACCCGGTGTTTTTCGGCGCCACCGCCTCGGCCGAAGGGGCGCTGGTCGGCGAGCTGGATCTGGCGCAGCTGCTGAAGGAGCCGCTGAGCACCATTCCGTCGGACTACCGCGG
This is a stretch of genomic DNA from Aquabacterium olei. It encodes these proteins:
- a CDS encoding ABC transporter substrate-binding protein, which codes for MAASFDRPRRRALRWLGGALAAPACLQAAMAAASPVRVGMTAELRMTSSTSDDAVRLGLELAIEDLNAAGGVLGRPLLLEVRDDRSVPSRGVENLRELAALPDLVGVFGSRFSPVLTEMGQVAPALQCPVFSPWAAGNTVLDPTRQPDWSFRVSLNDTWAMETLLDAAAADGCQRVGLMLPNSGWGRSCHKVVEEYTARHRAIRVLPARWYNWGGETSLIDHVLNLRQAGAQALVLVANEPEGVLLMREMLSLPPPSRLPILSHWGIAGGDFPRLVGPALGELDLRVVQTAALQMARTPRGRRLQQRAAERMGVADPQRVPSLVGLGHAYDAMLILHRAVARAGTTRREAVRDALEHLDPVEGVVRRYAPAFTRERHEALHASDVFLARWDAEGRLQRAPRHPT
- a CDS encoding DODA-type extradiol aromatic ring-opening family dioxygenase; its protein translation is MNSPAPVLFVSHGAPTFALEPGQLGQALTSLGQRPHAARAVLVVSPHWQTRELAVTLSRQPETVHDFGGFPPAMYRLQYPVPDPLPFAGKAVQTLARAGLRVVGDEHRGLDHGAWVPLMHLLPAGADGMAPLPVFQVSLPVHYGPAEAWQLGRALSTLRDEGVLIVGSGSMTHNLREVQWGDAPPAPYVAEFTRWVEDAVARGDDDAVIAYRQRAPHATRAHPTEEHFLPLLVALGARRHGDAFISLAADTTHGVLSMATFGWGWPQV
- a CDS encoding D-amino acid dehydrogenase; amino-acid sequence: MDVIVLGGGVIGTTTAFSLARAGARVTVLERQPGVALETSFANAGQVSAGYATPWAAPGIPLKALKWLCQKHAPLAIRPDGTLFQAQWMARMLMECRADRYAVNKTRMMRLAEYSRDRLRALRAELGLDYEARSLGTLQLFRTEAQLAAAERDVAVLRELGVPHRLLTREALHTVEPALHAVRDRLTGGLQLPNDETGDCHLFTTRLADQARALGVQFRFGVQVQGLETQGSQVRAVLTDEARLPADQVVVALGCGSRALLHDLGLDLPVYPVKGYSLTLPLADETRAPVSTVLDETYKVAITRFDRRLRVGGMAELAGFDMRLDPRRRATLEKVVNDLFPGGGVMETGQFWTGLRPMTPDGTPLVGATGFRNLWTNTGHGTLGWTMACGSADVLADLVMGRRPAIDVEGLSLARWQRGVQKFAMKPSAATP